A single Bacteroidales bacterium DNA region contains:
- a CDS encoding radical SAM protein: MATSETAGLPEWKPPLVKGIHKYLIGSLIRLHIILIAFAHYVHPTRVILVLKKLEYLRRQYMGDFKICKLIKVNGRYYWDMHAPGWPSAAFVKYNEGEMNRIIPFRKKTYYLNSMILAITKKCPLRCAHCYEWDILNDREKLSLDNLKVIIEKFQFHGKGVAQIQLSGGEPLSRYDDMISLLKTACKGTDFWMVTCGVGLTLKKAKELKKAGLRGIAISLDHFDPYKHNAFRGSDEAFPWVIRAIGNAHQAGLVVILSLCPVKEFISSENMMKYAQLAKRLGAAFILIIEPRAVGHFEMKDVKLNAGEVTILEDFFLKMNYDPAFADMPAVSYHGFHQRRTGCFGGGNRYLYIDTDGNMHLCPFCRQNFGNVLMLSVRESMELIRKEHCFEFKSATI, translated from the coding sequence GTGGCAACTTCAGAAACAGCCGGCCTGCCTGAATGGAAACCTCCCCTGGTCAAAGGGATTCATAAATATCTCATTGGATCGTTGATCCGGCTGCATATCATCCTCATCGCATTTGCTCACTATGTACATCCCACCAGGGTGATCCTGGTACTGAAGAAACTGGAATATCTCAGAAGGCAGTATATGGGTGATTTTAAAATTTGTAAGCTGATAAAGGTCAACGGGCGTTATTACTGGGACATGCACGCGCCAGGATGGCCATCGGCAGCCTTTGTAAAATACAATGAGGGGGAGATGAACCGCATCATCCCTTTCCGTAAAAAGACGTACTATCTTAATTCGATGATCCTGGCCATCACCAAAAAATGCCCTCTTCGCTGCGCACACTGTTATGAGTGGGATATTTTAAATGACAGGGAAAAGCTTTCTCTGGACAATCTGAAGGTCATTATTGAGAAATTTCAGTTTCACGGAAAGGGAGTGGCACAGATACAGCTGAGCGGGGGAGAGCCCCTGTCGAGGTACGATGACATGATCAGCCTGTTGAAGACAGCCTGCAAGGGGACCGATTTCTGGATGGTTACCTGTGGTGTGGGCCTGACACTGAAAAAGGCAAAGGAACTTAAAAAAGCAGGACTAAGAGGAATAGCCATCAGCCTGGATCATTTTGATCCATATAAGCATAATGCGTTCCGAGGTTCTGATGAGGCCTTCCCGTGGGTGATCAGGGCGATCGGAAATGCGCACCAGGCAGGGCTTGTCGTTATTTTATCCCTGTGCCCTGTAAAGGAATTCATCAGTTCAGAAAATATGATGAAGTATGCGCAACTGGCCAAAAGGCTGGGAGCTGCCTTCATTCTGATCATCGAGCCCCGGGCTGTCGGGCATTTTGAGATGAAAGACGTAAAATTGAATGCCGGAGAAGTGACCATCCTTGAGGATTTTTTTCTTAAAATGAATTATGATCCCGCTTTTGCAGACATGCCCGCCGTGTCCTATCATGGTTTTCATCAGCGTCGCACAGGGTGTTTTGGTGGTGGCAACCGATATTTGTATATCGATACGGACGGCAACATGCACCTGTGCCCTTTTTGCCGTCAAAATTTCGGGAATGTGCTCATGCTTTCGGTCAGGGAATCCATGGAGCTGATCCGAAAGGAGCATTGTTTTGAATTCAAGTCAGCAACTATATAA
- a CDS encoding (5-formylfuran-3-yl)methyl phosphate synthase yields MKVLISVVSASEARIALEGRADIIDIKNPLEGSLGAQYPRIIREIADLSKRSGILCSAALGDLPYKPGTAALAALGAAECAVDYIKAGLYGARNYDEAYIMIKNIVDAVRMGNRPALVVAAGYADSARFGGIGYRELVRAAKDARADIVMVDTAIKDGRNLFDAMTFAQIREFVDLSHQAGLQVALAGSVKKEDLKDLIPLHPDIIGIRGDVCENGNRTSDISGVKVREFMEYALMMIH; encoded by the coding sequence ATGAAAGTCCTGATAAGTGTTGTTTCGGCTTCTGAAGCACGTATTGCCCTGGAGGGGAGGGCTGATATCATTGACATCAAGAATCCGCTGGAAGGATCCCTTGGCGCACAGTATCCCCGGATCATCAGGGAGATAGCGGATTTGTCAAAGAGGTCTGGTATCCTCTGCAGCGCAGCCCTGGGCGACCTCCCTTACAAACCCGGGACAGCCGCACTGGCCGCACTGGGTGCTGCCGAATGTGCAGTCGACTATATCAAAGCAGGTTTGTATGGTGCCAGAAATTATGATGAAGCATACATTATGATCAAAAACATAGTGGATGCAGTACGTATGGGGAACAGGCCGGCGCTGGTAGTTGCCGCTGGATACGCTGATTCAGCCCGGTTTGGCGGCATCGGGTACAGGGAGCTGGTGCGGGCTGCAAAGGATGCCAGAGCCGATATCGTCATGGTGGATACGGCCATCAAAGATGGCAGGAATTTGTTCGATGCCATGACTTTTGCCCAGATCCGTGAATTTGTTGACCTGTCGCATCAGGCGGGATTACAGGTCGCCCTGGCTGGATCGGTCAAAAAAGAGGACCTTAAAGACCTTATCCCCTTACATCCTGATATCATTGGCATCAGGGGGGATGTGTGCGAAAACGGGAACAGGACTTCCGATATTTCCGGAGTGAAAGTCCGGGAATTTATGGAGTATGCCCTGATGATGATTCATTAA
- a CDS encoding HAD-IB family phosphatase, whose protein sequence is MPFKAALFDVDGTIVDGNCTRIFLDYLFEKGLINQADFILFDKKHQLFSRPEYDYRAIIEEALNLVSALTQADFQAQWNACYEEKVKNRLNHLIVKKIKEYKVRGIPVFLASGSPVELVSLIGTELNIPKDHIIATEPNSSHDQFTSEPVIPICYKEGKKEKVMNRLRAKGIDLKDTCFFSDNLADLELLSLAGQGYWTGPADVYTRYALTERGIALWPAIPMNGRGHKKRLPPLPRALFDYYTLNRALIEGSLSELLPIKCTPESMDFLVGKVDLTWDFVTLQKYFFDPLHEYVKAREVKILCLGSILFIEAAGLKADRYGSLIGIGELLDICQEMFRDIRDWTSSPYSGDRSHLDISIIGNVAVALLTMPVHVLISDKAAISDEKQLKLLEKFVSVGFESMFGNGLELFREEHPSGQIPADNYDQMIYLKNKRMLEIPCILWLILQQNQPSLSVRTALYAFIENMMMGIQYGRILHSGNRKGKSHPAGCLESSHRAIEYREKAFRALKEVPMSRNYRKLIMSYCDYLIDQGKDLMD, encoded by the coding sequence ATGCCCTTTAAAGCCGCATTGTTTGATGTTGATGGAACCATCGTTGACGGTAACTGCACCCGGATCTTTCTTGATTACCTGTTTGAGAAAGGCCTGATCAACCAGGCCGATTTCATATTATTTGATAAGAAGCACCAGCTGTTTTCCCGACCGGAATATGACTACCGTGCGATCATTGAGGAAGCGTTGAATCTCGTATCGGCACTTACACAAGCCGACTTTCAGGCGCAATGGAATGCATGTTACGAAGAAAAAGTCAAAAACAGGCTTAATCACCTGATTGTTAAAAAGATAAAAGAATATAAGGTTCGGGGAATCCCTGTTTTTCTTGCTTCAGGATCTCCAGTTGAACTGGTATCCCTGATTGGTACAGAACTAAATATCCCAAAAGATCATATCATCGCGACTGAACCGAACAGTTCCCATGACCAGTTTACTTCGGAACCGGTCATTCCGATTTGCTATAAAGAAGGCAAGAAGGAGAAAGTAATGAACAGGTTGAGGGCAAAAGGGATTGATCTAAAAGACACATGCTTTTTTTCAGATAATCTCGCTGACCTTGAGCTATTGTCGCTTGCCGGTCAAGGTTACTGGACCGGACCAGCTGACGTTTACACCCGGTACGCATTGACTGAAAGAGGCATTGCCCTTTGGCCTGCGATACCGATGAATGGCAGGGGCCATAAGAAAAGGTTGCCACCGCTGCCCCGTGCGCTTTTCGATTATTATACCCTTAACCGGGCACTGATTGAAGGTTCACTTTCAGAGCTTCTTCCTATAAAATGCACTCCTGAGTCAATGGATTTTCTGGTCGGAAAAGTGGATTTGACCTGGGATTTTGTAACGTTGCAGAAATATTTTTTTGATCCATTGCATGAATATGTCAAGGCCAGGGAGGTAAAGATCTTATGCCTGGGAAGCATCCTTTTTATTGAAGCAGCCGGACTCAAGGCTGATCGGTACGGATCTTTGATCGGCATAGGTGAACTTCTGGACATCTGCCAGGAAATGTTCCGGGACATCAGGGATTGGACCTCCTCCCCATATTCGGGTGACAGATCGCACCTTGACATTTCCATCATTGGAAATGTCGCTGTCGCCCTTCTGACAATGCCTGTTCACGTTTTAATTTCTGACAAGGCAGCTATAAGTGACGAAAAGCAGCTGAAGCTTCTAGAAAAATTTGTTTCCGTGGGTTTTGAGAGCATGTTTGGTAACGGCCTGGAACTCTTTCGGGAAGAGCATCCATCCGGACAGATCCCTGCTGATAATTATGACCAGATGATCTATCTGAAGAATAAAAGAATGCTGGAGATCCCGTGCATTTTATGGCTCATACTGCAGCAAAACCAACCATCCCTTTCAGTCAGGACTGCCCTTTATGCATTTATTGAGAATATGATGATGGGAATTCAGTATGGCCGGATTCTTCACTCAGGTAATCGGAAAGGGAAATCCCACCCGGCAGGTTGCCTGGAGTCTTCGCACAGAGCCATTGAATACAGGGAGAAGGCGTTTCGTGCCCTGAAAGAAGTTCCCATGAGCAGGAACTACCGGAAGCTCATCATGTCCTATTGTGATTACCTGATCGATCAGGGCAAGGATTTAATGGATTGA
- a CDS encoding polyprenyl synthetase family protein → MENQEIKRNKEDFRDWMRPRLRDYYSARIDYLRQSLQEIIPEDFENRLIDLPDHGSSSFFDPEEIREGMAKPMRQYLHIGGKLFRPLLTCMFIEGYGKEPDQYKPVLAVSEIIHSCSLILDDIADASLLRRGQPCSHRIYGIPRAANASSAMTFYAYLLIRDTGFPLDNNIKLKLYKSLLWEHYITSVGSALDLGWAKDRRDAIPEDQYIQHILFRSSSYTYRHAARIGAIAGGADDDDLVSIFRYSSLLGVAFQFMDDILNLKPALPSWGKTVAEDITEGKRSPLVLHTLKEASGEDRERLLQILDDRITDPVILQEGVSILEKYDAFEVVRQKAEHYIEKACDHIQMTKMSGDYIQLLIDFAYYVIERKI, encoded by the coding sequence ATGGAAAATCAGGAGATCAAAAGGAATAAGGAAGATTTCAGGGATTGGATGCGACCCCGTCTCAGGGATTACTATTCAGCCAGGATTGATTATCTGCGACAGTCACTGCAAGAGATCATCCCGGAGGACTTTGAAAACAGGTTGATCGATCTTCCGGATCACGGTTCAAGTTCCTTTTTCGATCCGGAAGAGATCCGTGAAGGTATGGCTAAACCAATGCGGCAATATCTTCATATCGGAGGAAAGCTTTTTCGCCCGCTTCTGACCTGTATGTTCATTGAAGGCTATGGAAAAGAACCTGATCAGTACAAGCCTGTTCTGGCTGTTTCCGAAATCATCCATTCCTGTTCACTGATCCTGGATGACATTGCCGATGCATCCCTGCTGAGAAGGGGGCAGCCGTGCTCGCACAGGATCTATGGGATCCCCAGGGCGGCAAATGCCAGCTCGGCCATGACCTTCTATGCGTATCTTCTGATACGCGATACAGGATTTCCTCTGGATAATAACATAAAATTGAAGCTGTACAAATCGCTGCTCTGGGAGCACTATATTACCAGTGTCGGTTCCGCACTGGACCTGGGGTGGGCAAAAGACCGGCGGGATGCCATCCCGGAGGATCAATACATCCAGCATATCCTTTTCAGATCAAGTTCCTATACATACCGTCATGCTGCACGTATCGGGGCCATTGCCGGTGGCGCAGACGATGATGACCTGGTTTCCATTTTCCGATACAGTTCATTGCTTGGGGTGGCCTTTCAGTTCATGGATGACATCTTGAACCTGAAACCAGCCCTGCCTTCCTGGGGTAAAACTGTTGCAGAGGACATTACCGAAGGAAAGCGATCACCTCTGGTACTGCATACATTAAAAGAGGCCTCAGGGGAGGACAGGGAACGACTTTTACAGATACTGGATGACAGGATCACCGATCCGGTGATTTTACAGGAGGGTGTTTCCATTCTTGAGAAATACGATGCCTTTGAGGTAGTTCGCCAAAAAGCGGAACACTATATCGAAAAAGCCTGTGATCATATTCAGATGACGAAAATGTCCGGGGATTACATTCAATTGTTGATTGATTTTGCTTATTACGTCATTGAACGTAAAATTTAA
- a CDS encoding CocE/NonD family hydrolase, whose translation MDARYTKITGTFNQFENTVRLIFARDSIPPSECSTASIQSKYTKKEVYITMRDGVRLFTSYYVPKDTTKTYPILFIRTPYNSEPAGPDQFNYIISLYCRFIKENYIMVFQDVRGRFMSEGIFADIRPFLPDKRSDQDIDEASDTWDAVDWLVNHVPFNNGNVGVSGISYPGFYATMAILSAHPAIKAVSPQAPVTNWFLGDDFHHNGAMFLLDCFTFFQFFGKQKKEPSREESSPFTWPAQDNYQFLLEQGSLSSIKKRFFGDSAKFWNDTFAHPNYDDFWKSRDPRQYLRNVKPAVMTVGGWFDAEDLYGTLHIYSAIEKQNPPDHPNFLVMGPWAHAQWGLSSSGENLGNIYFGQDVIKPFHELEMKFFDHYLLGKGSGDFDEARIFINGGNRWKSFGKWPPADVAEKFLYLQPDGKLAFEPPKAAVGYDEYMTDPNRPVPYAEKVHQNRTFEYMNDDQRFASKRPDVMVYRTDTLTEDIRGTAS comes from the coding sequence GTGGATGCCCGCTACACAAAGATCACCGGTACCTTCAATCAGTTTGAAAATACGGTCAGGTTGATCTTCGCGCGTGATTCGATCCCTCCTTCGGAATGCAGCACGGCGTCCATTCAATCCAAATACACCAAAAAAGAGGTTTACATCACGATGCGCGACGGTGTCAGGCTCTTCACCTCGTATTATGTCCCAAAGGACACCACGAAAACCTACCCCATCCTCTTCATACGCACCCCTTATAACAGCGAGCCGGCCGGGCCTGACCAGTTCAATTACATCATATCACTGTATTGCCGTTTTATCAAAGAGAATTATATAATGGTTTTCCAGGATGTCCGTGGCCGGTTCATGAGCGAAGGGATCTTTGCAGACATCCGACCTTTCCTTCCAGATAAAAGATCGGATCAGGATATTGACGAAGCCAGCGATACCTGGGATGCGGTGGACTGGCTGGTGAACCATGTGCCTTTCAACAATGGAAATGTGGGTGTATCAGGCATTTCCTATCCTGGTTTCTATGCCACTATGGCCATACTGAGCGCTCATCCGGCCATTAAGGCAGTGTCCCCGCAGGCACCCGTAACAAATTGGTTCCTTGGCGATGACTTTCATCACAACGGAGCCATGTTCCTGCTCGATTGCTTTACCTTCTTTCAATTTTTCGGAAAACAGAAGAAGGAGCCCTCGCGCGAAGAAAGCTCTCCGTTCACCTGGCCGGCGCAGGATAACTACCAGTTCCTGCTTGAACAGGGAAGCCTGAGTTCGATAAAGAAGAGATTTTTTGGCGATTCGGCGAAATTCTGGAACGACACCTTCGCCCATCCCAACTACGACGACTTCTGGAAATCACGGGATCCGAGGCAATACCTCAGGAACGTGAAACCTGCCGTCATGACGGTAGGTGGCTGGTTCGACGCCGAAGATCTGTACGGCACCCTTCATATCTACAGCGCCATTGAAAAGCAAAATCCTCCAGATCATCCCAATTTCCTGGTGATGGGTCCCTGGGCGCACGCCCAGTGGGGATTGAGTTCCTCCGGAGAGAACTTGGGAAATATTTATTTCGGTCAGGATGTGATCAAGCCCTTCCATGAACTGGAAATGAAATTCTTCGACCACTATTTGCTCGGAAAAGGCAGCGGCGATTTTGATGAGGCAAGGATCTTCATCAACGGCGGGAACCGGTGGAAAAGCTTCGGCAAATGGCCACCAGCAGATGTGGCTGAAAAATTCCTTTACCTGCAGCCTGACGGAAAACTGGCATTTGAGCCACCGAAAGCAGCCGTGGGTTATGATGAATACATGACCGATCCCAACCGGCCCGTTCCCTATGCTGAAAAGGTGCATCAAAACCGCACCTTCGAATATATGAACGATGATCAGCGCTTTGCATCCAAGCGGCCGGATGTGATGGTCTACAGGACCGACACGCTGACGGAGGATATAAGGGGCACCGCATCATGA